A stretch of the Flavobacteriales bacterium genome encodes the following:
- a CDS encoding SPFH domain-containing protein, with product MSGIILIPILLLLFFSFFVVKQQTAAIIERFGKFQSIRSAGLQMKIPVIDKISGRVSLKIQQLDVLVETKTKDDVFVRLKVSVQYLVLKEKVFDAFYRLESPHDQITSYVFDVIRAEVPKMKLDDVFERKDDIAIAIRRELSTAMEEYGYGIIKALVTDIDPAPEVKVAMNRINAAEREKVAAQYEGDAERIKIVEKARAEAESKRLQGQGIADQRREIAKGLEDSVEVLNKAGINAQEASALIVITQHYDTLQSMGETSNSNLIMLPNAPSTASDMMTQLIASFSAVQSASRNND from the coding sequence ATGTCCGGAATAATTCTGATACCCATACTCCTTCTCCTGTTCTTCTCCTTTTTCGTGGTCAAACAACAGACCGCAGCGATCATCGAACGATTTGGGAAATTCCAGAGCATACGGAGTGCCGGACTACAGATGAAGATTCCGGTCATAGACAAGATCTCAGGGCGTGTCAGCCTGAAGATCCAGCAGTTGGATGTTCTGGTAGAGACCAAGACCAAGGATGATGTATTCGTCCGTCTGAAAGTCTCAGTCCAGTATCTCGTTCTGAAGGAGAAGGTATTCGATGCCTTCTATCGTTTGGAGAGCCCACACGACCAGATCACCTCGTATGTATTCGATGTGATACGTGCTGAAGTGCCCAAGATGAAGTTGGATGATGTTTTTGAACGTAAGGATGATATCGCTATCGCTATCAGACGTGAGCTTTCCACTGCTATGGAGGAATATGGCTATGGGATCATCAAAGCACTGGTCACCGATATCGACCCAGCTCCCGAGGTGAAGGTCGCTATGAACCGGATCAATGCTGCGGAACGTGAGAAGGTGGCTGCGCAGTATGAAGGAGATGCCGAGCGCATCAAGATAGTAGAGAAAGCACGGGCCGAGGCAGAGAGCAAGCGTCTGCAAGGTCAAGGTATTGCCGATCAGAGAAGGGAGATCGCCAAGGGTCTAGAAGACTCTGTGGAAGTCCTCAACAAGGCAGGGATCAATGCGCAAGAGGCATCTGCACTCATTGTCATCACCCAGCACTACGATACGCTCCAGAGTATGGGAGAGACATCCAATAGCAATCTGATCATGTTGCCCAACGCACCGAGTACGGCCAGTGATATGATGACTCAACTGATAGCCTCATTCTCAGCGGTGCAGAGCGCTTCAAGGAATAACGATTGA